One genomic segment of Epinephelus fuscoguttatus linkage group LG19, E.fuscoguttatus.final_Chr_v1 includes these proteins:
- the LOC125879124 gene encoding uncharacterized protein LOC125879124, which produces MSCSAFGCTKRSSKGSDVNFFRFPLANSDRLKQWLMNVRRKNWTPSKSSRLCSTHFEESEFLIDRKGQRRLKDNAVPTIFSFPHHLLLKKEATKAKRIKSVIPPVPSCSAPMYLTQPHTTPGPVAYLHSVLDNKAVTNSDNEDTDNKDDIFMRDVHTDVDDADDITECTISAEPERVMHDHDYLARDGKAHKQISVRPDHSYIISGSPSTVRWKENAAQDQLDSDPSITPERKDSAVQVHLLTETPITLIKENALRHKLVIVRKKLKLKCQQTRRMKAKLLSLKALTKVLQKKMTAYEKAIAAFRMEVRCKKCEKSRSRYLL; this is translated from the exons ATTTCCTTTAGCTAACAGTGACAGGCTAAAGCAATGGCTGATGAACGTGAGGAGAAAGAACTGGACTCCATCCAAATCATCACGTCTATGCAGTACGCACTTTGAGGAGAGTGAGTTCCTCATAGACAGAAAG GGCCAGAGGAGGCTGAAGGACAACGCTGTGCCGACCATTTTCAGCTTTCCACACCATTTGTTGTTAAAGAAAGAAGCTACCAAGGCCAAACGGATCAAGTCGGTTATCCCCCCGGTCCCTTCATGTTCTGCACCCATGTATCTCACTCAGCCGCACACGACGCCTGGACCTGTGGCATATTTGCATTCTGTGCTGGATAATAAGGCCGTTACCAACAGTGACAACGAAGACACTGATAATaaagatgacatttttatgaggGATGTCCACACTGATGTCGATGATGCTGATGACATAACTGAGTGCACCATAAGCGCAGAGCCTGAAAGAGTGATGCATGATCACGACTACCTTGCCAGAGACGGCAAAGCACATAAGCAGATCTCTGTGCGCCCTGATCACAGCTACATCATTTCCGGGTCTCCTTCAACAGTCAGATGGAAAGAAAACGCAGCGCAGGATCAGCTCGATTCTGATCCGTCCATAACACCCGAGCGTAAAGACAGCGCAGTGCAGGTTCATCTTCTGACTGAGACTCCCATAACACTCATTAAAGAAAACGCATTACGTCATAAGCTTGTCATCGTTCGCAAAAAGCTTAAGCTGAAGTGTCAGCAGACAAGAAGAATGAAAGCAAAACTCTTGTCCTTGAAAGCTCTGACAAAGGTTCTTCAGAAAAAGATGACTGCTTATGAAAAAGCTATCGCAGCATTCCGTATGGAGGTACGGTGCAAAAAGTGCGAAAAGTCCAGGAGCCGTTATTTATTATGA